A genome region from Nocardia sp. NBC_01730 includes the following:
- a CDS encoding prenyltransferase/squalene oxidase repeat-containing protein gives MDSDLTQVVAAACEFLVGHQDPDGHWRDYELPPGRSESWITGCVGVTLDLAAGLASPDSNRTRAVDRAVAALRDSQRPSGWGYNRDVSCDADSTSWVVRLIATRDTEPTVSKGLFTNYLTSTGGVRTFPSPAVFGSWADEHDEVAAMAGLALLALGDKATADIIRLHTLSRHREHGRWLPFWWRSDAYVTAHNLNFLACSGGIPSSIAAAERERLSESVGPAGAGMAAGQESSFDTAQRLITAVRLRASGHVNLLRQALLAAQLPDGGWPASLGLLVPGQRNQATQIFADDRRLLSTAMSVLALVDVAMET, from the coding sequence GTGGATAGTGATCTCACCCAGGTGGTCGCCGCGGCGTGCGAGTTCCTGGTCGGCCATCAAGACCCCGACGGCCATTGGCGCGACTACGAATTGCCGCCCGGCAGATCCGAATCCTGGATCACCGGATGCGTGGGTGTCACGCTGGATCTCGCCGCAGGACTCGCCTCGCCCGATTCCAACCGTACCCGGGCCGTCGACCGGGCCGTTGCCGCGTTGCGGGACTCGCAACGACCCAGTGGATGGGGATACAACCGTGACGTCTCGTGCGACGCCGACTCCACGTCATGGGTGGTGCGTCTGATCGCTACACGCGATACCGAACCAACAGTGTCGAAGGGCCTATTCACCAACTACCTCACATCGACGGGCGGAGTGCGCACCTTCCCATCACCTGCGGTATTCGGGTCCTGGGCGGACGAACACGACGAGGTCGCTGCAATGGCGGGACTTGCCCTCCTCGCGCTCGGCGACAAGGCCACAGCCGACATCATCCGCCTGCACACCCTGAGCCGCCACCGAGAGCACGGTAGGTGGCTTCCGTTCTGGTGGCGGTCGGACGCCTACGTGACGGCGCACAATCTGAACTTTCTGGCCTGTTCCGGCGGCATACCCTCGTCGATCGCCGCGGCGGAGCGGGAACGCTTGAGCGAATCCGTCGGCCCCGCGGGCGCAGGCATGGCCGCGGGACAGGAGTCATCCTTCGACACCGCTCAGCGCCTGATCACGGCCGTGCGTCTGCGTGCATCCGGTCACGTCAACCTGCTCCGTCAGGCGCTGCTGGCGGCACAGTTGCCGGACGGTGGCTGGCCCGCCTCGCTCGGGCTGCTGGTCCCAGGCCAACGGAATCAAGCCACTCAGATATTCGCCGATGATCGCAGGCTACTCAGCACGGCCATGTCCGTGCTGGCCCTGGTGGACGTTGCGATGGAAACCTGA
- a CDS encoding type II toxin-antitoxin system RelE/ParE family toxin, with translation MTWEISLHPEVESWYLAICAGDPETGDLIEDALVQLVVEGPAAGRPLVDRIKGSRYHNMKELRPPSAGTTEVRMLFAFDPAREAIVLVAGDKSGNWQRWYRDAIPLADERFSDHLEALKEK, from the coding sequence GTGACCTGGGAGATCAGTCTTCATCCGGAGGTGGAGTCGTGGTACTTGGCGATTTGTGCTGGCGATCCGGAAACGGGTGATCTGATCGAAGATGCGCTCGTTCAACTGGTGGTCGAAGGTCCTGCGGCCGGTCGTCCGCTTGTCGACCGGATCAAGGGCAGCCGGTATCACAACATGAAGGAACTGAGACCTCCATCCGCTGGAACCACTGAGGTGCGCATGCTCTTCGCGTTCGACCCAGCCAGGGAGGCGATTGTTCTCGTCGCTGGTGACAAGTCCGGAAACTGGCAGCGATGGTATCGCGACGCGATCCCGTTGGCCGATGAGCGCTTTAGCGACCACTTGGAAGCGTTGAAGGAGAAGTGA
- a CDS encoding helix-turn-helix domain-containing protein has product MSTKYTKWSEVKAKARELDPRTEDERAAGVARARGRRESYVRGHQLAEIRKAIGLTQTELAGLLDVSQARISKIESGEIAGIDTIRAYVAALGGKVDVVVTLGDRTWKVA; this is encoded by the coding sequence ATGAGCACGAAGTACACGAAGTGGAGCGAGGTCAAGGCGAAGGCGCGCGAACTCGACCCGCGAACCGAGGATGAGCGCGCAGCGGGTGTCGCGCGGGCGCGTGGCCGACGCGAATCGTATGTGCGCGGTCATCAACTGGCCGAGATTCGCAAGGCGATCGGGCTCACTCAGACGGAACTGGCCGGATTGCTGGATGTCTCGCAAGCGCGGATCTCGAAGATCGAGAGTGGAGAGATCGCGGGTATCGACACCATCCGGGCCTATGTTGCGGCACTGGGCGGGAAGGTGGACGTCGTCGTCACGCTGGGCGATCGCACCTGGAAGGTCGCTTGA